From a region of the Paenibacillus sp. FSL R10-2734 genome:
- the ptsP gene encoding phosphoenolpyruvate--protein phosphotransferase encodes MIQGIGAAAGVAIGKAFVLPNWEWSLPDTQVNPVDLAKEFERLYEGIRTSKDEIEFIKKEFREVVGPEESSIFDAHLAILDDPVFMSEIRGIIERQYKAAEVAVKEAIDHFVAMFDLLDDEYMKERAVDIKDVGNRLLKHLLGAPEVTLPSDTQPYILVAKELSPSQLAHLNPTYVLGIVTMMGGKTSHSSIMARALGIPLVAGLENKLSNPIQTGDMLVIDGDTGSVQIHPDEITINEFVSIRNKQHKKKEQLELLATVEAVTKDGVNLRLAGNISSVKELNLALKYGAEGVGLFRTEFLYMDRSSFPTENEQFEVYKQVVEKVGNHMVVIRSLDIGGDKHLDYFQLPEEQNPFLGYRAIRISLNRLDMFKTQLTAILRASAYGNVKLMFPMISSLDELQAAKAVLEEVKTELEQRDIPFNRNIPVGIMIEVPAAVMIADLLAEEVDFFSIGTNDLVQYVLAVDRMNEQIAHMYHPYHPAVLRMIRMTVEAARNAKIDISVCGEMAADERSLPLWLELGISDLSMSPQALLKVKHRTLNTLAMDARRVAKACFHHRTSSETEEILSAFTQKSGVTLGASGETKEKASS; translated from the coding sequence ATGATACAAGGCATAGGCGCAGCAGCAGGTGTAGCTATCGGGAAGGCCTTTGTCTTACCGAACTGGGAGTGGAGTTTACCAGACACACAAGTGAACCCAGTGGATCTAGCTAAGGAGTTTGAGCGTTTATACGAAGGTATCCGTACCTCTAAGGACGAAATTGAATTCATCAAAAAAGAGTTCAGAGAAGTGGTCGGTCCGGAGGAATCCAGCATTTTTGATGCTCATCTAGCGATATTGGATGATCCGGTGTTCATGAGTGAAATCCGGGGGATTATTGAGCGCCAGTACAAGGCGGCGGAAGTGGCTGTAAAAGAAGCGATTGATCATTTTGTAGCGATGTTTGATCTGCTAGATGATGAATACATGAAGGAGCGGGCGGTTGATATCAAGGATGTCGGCAACCGTCTGCTAAAGCATCTTCTAGGTGCTCCGGAAGTCACGTTACCATCGGATACACAGCCGTATATTCTCGTTGCGAAGGAGTTATCTCCTTCCCAGTTAGCTCACTTGAACCCAACTTATGTTCTAGGTATTGTTACCATGATGGGCGGTAAAACTTCACATTCTTCCATTATGGCTCGTGCGCTGGGCATTCCGCTCGTAGCTGGTTTGGAGAATAAACTGTCTAATCCTATTCAGACCGGGGACATGCTCGTGATTGACGGAGATACCGGATCTGTACAAATCCATCCTGATGAGATAACGATAAATGAATTTGTTTCTATTCGGAATAAGCAGCACAAAAAGAAAGAACAACTGGAATTGCTCGCTACAGTGGAGGCCGTCACAAAGGATGGAGTTAATCTACGTTTGGCCGGTAATATCAGTTCAGTTAAAGAACTAAATTTAGCGCTCAAGTATGGAGCTGAAGGTGTAGGTTTATTCCGTACAGAGTTCCTTTATATGGATCGCAGTTCTTTCCCAACAGAGAATGAACAATTCGAAGTGTATAAACAAGTTGTCGAGAAGGTGGGCAACCATATGGTTGTGATCCGTTCACTGGATATTGGCGGGGACAAACATCTGGATTACTTCCAGCTACCAGAAGAACAGAATCCGTTCCTTGGTTATCGTGCCATTCGTATCAGCTTGAATCGACTGGATATGTTCAAAACCCAGCTAACTGCTATTTTGCGGGCGAGCGCATATGGGAATGTAAAGCTAATGTTCCCAATGATATCTTCCTTAGATGAATTGCAAGCTGCAAAAGCTGTATTGGAAGAAGTGAAGACGGAACTAGAGCAGCGAGACATACCGTTCAATCGGAATATCCCAGTCGGTATTATGATTGAAGTCCCAGCTGCGGTTATGATTGCGGATTTACTGGCTGAAGAAGTTGACTTTTTCAGTATCGGTACTAACGATTTGGTGCAATATGTACTAGCAGTGGACCGTATGAATGAACAAATTGCGCATATGTATCATCCTTATCATCCCGCGGTTCTGCGAATGATTCGTATGACTGTAGAAGCAGCGCGTAATGCAAAAATAGATATTAGTGTATGTGGTGAAATGGCGGCAGATGAGCGTTCTTTACCACTTTGGTTGGAGCTAGGAATTAGTGATCTGAGCATGTCGCCGCAAGCACTGCTGAAAGTTAAACACCGTACCCTGAATACACTGGCTATGGATGCCAGAAGGGTTGCCAAAGCTTGCTTCCATCATCGTACAAGCTCGGAGACGGAAGAGATCCTAAGTGCTTTTACTCAGAAAAGCGGTGTAACGCTTGGTGCAAGCGGGGAAACTAAAGAGAAAGCTTCATCCTAG
- a CDS encoding glucose PTS transporter subunit IIA — MNWLGSLQQLGRAIMLPTMVLPAAAILLSLGSLPWSAWGLSSVSEVATYAGQGIFYFMPYLFAVGVAWGLSNQAGTAGLAALAGMFTYDRIVTHMGDGLVQPATLIGILLGIVAGIAQNRFKNIKLPEAIQFFGGSRFVLLFMGLFSAVFAWVMLGISPLLQRGLDDLFQGILQTGGFGVFIYAVLYRVLTAFGLHHILNNVFWFQLGNYTTPDGSTVIQGDLPRFFAGDPTAGIFMAGLFPIMMFALPAIAFAIIQEAREDLKPKIKKTFMRAAMVCFLTGVSEQIEFAFLFASPYLFAVHTVMSGLAMVLTYMLGIHHGFSYSAGAIDFFLNLHLSQRAWLLIPIGIGYGIVYYNLFRWAIRRFQIPTPGREEGSELGDWAGNIPYQAPLILEALGGKENIVQVQSCITRLRLTVHNDRFIDTGALKGLGSAGIIKLGGGNVQVVFGTYSELIREEINKLMLRDLPQVLFSSPMQGRMMPIEEVPDHIFAAKLVGDGVAFLPEKGELTSPVFGKVMHVYPTMHAVGIATPEGLEVLMHIGIDTSQLKGPFEAVVKEGDSVEPGQLLVKFDLAYLREHAASLATPMVITNPDRVKSWSYAPFKNVKKGQSSVMSVVLHESNVGGIEG, encoded by the coding sequence TTGAATTGGCTCGGATCATTGCAGCAATTGGGCAGAGCCATAATGCTTCCTACCATGGTACTGCCGGCGGCAGCCATTTTGCTTAGTTTGGGCAGCTTACCTTGGTCTGCATGGGGACTTTCTTCGGTATCCGAAGTGGCTACATACGCTGGGCAGGGAATCTTTTATTTTATGCCTTATTTGTTCGCTGTGGGTGTAGCATGGGGATTATCCAATCAAGCTGGAACGGCGGGTCTTGCAGCACTGGCTGGAATGTTCACTTACGACCGGATTGTTACCCATATGGGAGACGGGCTTGTACAACCTGCAACACTTATCGGAATTTTGCTGGGTATAGTCGCCGGTATCGCTCAAAACCGGTTTAAAAATATCAAGCTTCCAGAGGCGATCCAGTTTTTTGGAGGGTCGCGTTTTGTTTTGCTGTTCATGGGTTTGTTTTCGGCTGTCTTTGCATGGGTGATGTTAGGGATATCTCCACTTCTGCAAAGAGGACTGGATGATCTTTTTCAAGGAATATTGCAGACGGGCGGATTTGGCGTTTTTATTTATGCAGTGCTGTATAGAGTGCTAACAGCCTTCGGTCTTCACCATATTCTTAACAATGTGTTTTGGTTTCAGTTAGGAAACTATACAACTCCTGATGGTAGCACTGTTATTCAGGGGGATTTGCCACGTTTTTTTGCGGGGGATCCTACGGCGGGCATTTTTATGGCGGGTTTGTTTCCAATTATGATGTTTGCACTGCCAGCCATTGCTTTTGCAATTATTCAGGAAGCACGCGAGGATTTGAAGCCTAAGATTAAAAAGACTTTCATGCGGGCGGCTATGGTCTGTTTTCTAACTGGGGTTTCGGAGCAGATCGAATTCGCGTTTTTGTTTGCGTCTCCGTATTTATTCGCAGTACATACTGTAATGTCCGGTCTAGCTATGGTGCTGACCTATATGCTTGGGATTCATCATGGGTTCTCTTATTCCGCAGGCGCAATTGACTTCTTTTTGAACTTGCATCTGTCACAGAGGGCTTGGCTCTTGATTCCGATCGGTATTGGCTATGGGATTGTATATTATAATTTGTTCCGCTGGGCGATTCGCCGTTTTCAGATCCCGACACCAGGGCGTGAAGAAGGTTCGGAACTCGGTGATTGGGCAGGCAACATTCCGTATCAGGCACCTCTGATCTTGGAGGCGCTTGGTGGTAAGGAAAACATTGTACAAGTACAATCTTGTATCACCCGTTTGAGGCTTACCGTCCACAATGATCGATTTATTGATACTGGGGCGCTTAAAGGTCTTGGTTCTGCTGGGATTATCAAGCTCGGTGGTGGGAATGTTCAGGTAGTATTTGGTACGTATTCTGAGCTGATACGCGAGGAAATTAATAAGCTGATGCTTCGTGATTTGCCGCAGGTGCTGTTCAGTTCTCCTATGCAGGGTAGAATGATGCCTATTGAGGAAGTACCTGATCACATCTTTGCTGCTAAGCTAGTGGGTGATGGTGTTGCATTTTTGCCGGAAAAAGGGGAGCTTACTTCACCTGTATTCGGGAAAGTTATGCACGTCTACCCTACAATGCATGCCGTTGGTATTGCTACGCCGGAAGGGCTGGAAGTACTCATGCATATAGGGATCGATACTTCGCAGCTTAAAGGGCCATTTGAGGCAGTTGTAAAAGAAGGCGACAGCGTAGAGCCAGGTCAATTACTAGTTAAATTCGACCTCGCTTACTTGCGTGAACATGCGGCCTCATTGGCTACACCAATGGTGATTACGAATCCTGATCGAGTAAAATCATGGAGCTATGCTCCATTTAAAAATGTTAAAAAGGGGCAATCTTCAGTAATGTCCGTAGTCTTACATGAAAGTAACGTTGGAGGGATAGAAGGATGA
- a CDS encoding CoA-binding protein, with translation MSFENPSREQIGDILASAGNIAVVGLSDKTDRTSYMVAGAMQSRGYRIIPVNPLVDGEILGEKCYHTLAEIPEPVDIVNVFRRSEHCAKVAQEAADIGARVLWLQQGVISKEAAKIAAEHGMTAIMDRCIKVEEAITMHGRTRT, from the coding sequence ATGAGCTTTGAGAATCCAAGTCGGGAGCAGATCGGAGATATCCTTGCTTCCGCAGGTAACATTGCTGTTGTTGGCTTATCCGACAAAACAGACCGTACCTCCTATATGGTCGCGGGTGCTATGCAAAGTCGGGGATATCGGATCATCCCTGTAAACCCATTGGTTGACGGTGAAATACTAGGAGAGAAGTGCTATCACACGTTAGCGGAAATTCCAGAGCCGGTGGATATTGTCAATGTGTTCCGTCGAAGTGAACACTGTGCAAAGGTCGCGCAGGAGGCCGCTGACATCGGCGCACGTGTGCTCTGGCTCCAGCAGGGGGTAATCAGCAAGGAAGCCGCTAAAATCGCCGCTGAGCACGGTATGACGGCGATTATGGACCGATGCATCAAGGTCGAGGAAGCGATCACGATGCATGGGCGTACTCGGACGTAG